A genome region from Triticum aestivum cultivar Chinese Spring chromosome 2B, IWGSC CS RefSeq v2.1, whole genome shotgun sequence includes the following:
- the LOC123042722 gene encoding uncharacterized protein gives MEFETMSSAFAGLKTHTSDDDGAARPAGGTRGAATGKEPICSKAGANARRRERQLFRDSIKAGRRPPRRGDEEEEGAIPVYRRAWETSFGGVFGSFDDETALGPMRYTSGPIPENAVPASTLQIFSVRVTDLKGLWWPLHVYGLVATRDEADHNRNFLFRRTRDNCQILTKEDPVLLLTGPSRAVLLAGLVTFEVQLMVKSKTELADKVLASKVFYFHQGSRREDSICTRIPYKHCALEFALAPLRHSVEATVSVQLVDGSWPDGHQGLVFSCTDSIKDTKMVLLDCRDGNMPIGSDGMFELSRCVVCAELGGRDKLMVSVQARRVGFLMRNAAVFEPKMSGTSVGMCDLRFCKMQVTVAWSLLSTSGTHADAGGK, from the exons aTGGAGTTCGAGACGATGAGCAGCGCATTCGCGGGGCTCAAGACCCACACTAGCGACGACGACGGCGCAGCAAGGCCGGCCGGCGGAACTCGCGGGGCCGCGAccgggaaggagcccatctgcagCAAGGCCGGGGCAAACGCACGGCGGCGGGAGCGCCAACTTTTTCGCGATTCGATCAAGGCAGGGCGCCGCCCCCCACGTCGaggcgacgaggaagaggagggcgCGATCCCCGTCTACCGCCGTGCCTGGGAGACCTCCTTCGGCGGCGTCTTCGGCTCCTTCGACGACGAAA CTGCCCTTGGTCCCATGCGCTACACATCTGGACCTATCCCGGAAAATGCTGTTCCAGCTAGCACCTTGCAGATCTTCTCTGTCAGAGTTACTGACCTGAAAGGTCTCTGGTGGCCACTTCATGTCTATGGCTTGGTTGCCACCAGAGATGAGGCAGATCATAATCGCAACTTTCTTTTCAGGCGCACGAGGGATAACTGCCAAATCCTTACCAAAGAG GATCCAGTTTTGCTGTTAACAGGCCCGTCTCGCGCAGTCCTGTTGGCTGGTCTGGTCACCTTCGAAGTACAGCTGATGGTAAAGAGCAAAACTGAACTTGCAGATAAAGTGCTGGCTTCCAAAGTCTTCTATTTCCACCAGGGATCTCGCCGAGAAGACAGTATCTGTACACGCATCCCCTACAAGCATTGTGCGCTCGAGTTTGCGCTCGCGCCTCTGCGGCATTCGGTCGAGGCCACCGTCAGCGTCCAGCTCGTCGACGGGTCGTGGCCGGACGGTCACCAGGGACTGGTCTTCTCCTGCACCGACAGCATAAAAGATACCAAGATGGTGCTGCTTGACTGTCGAGATGGGAACATGCCCATCGGTTCGGACGGCATGTTTGAGCTCTCCAGGTGCGTTGTTTGCGCAGAGCTGGGCGGGAGGGATAAGCTCATGGTGTCCGTGCAGGCGCGGCGCGTCGGTTTCCTTATGAGAAATGCGGCCGTCTTCGAGCCCAAGATGTCCGGGACGAGCGTTGGCATGTGTGATCTTCGTTTCTGCAAGATGCAGGTGACCGTTGCCTGGTCCCTGCTCTCCACCTCTGGCACACATGCAGATGCAGGTGGTAAGTAG